Proteins encoded together in one Lysinibacillus sp. FSL K6-0232 window:
- a CDS encoding agmatinase family protein — MTNIYGNTPCMLGAANLSKTKDYSQVDAIIYGIPWEGAVTWGDYTGCELGPKVMRLCSGRYSGYLPELNDIDVFEHVRLGDVGDIDIVPADVDETMNRITNFASELWDSEKFIIGLGGDHGVTYPIVRGLTQKGKKVGIVHLDAHYDNLPSHNGDQFARCSPFARLYEEENVRNESIIHTGIHGPRNKPESGKNAKNAGAVTITVNDIREHHDIRQLAKDIYAQASKDVDVVYLSICSDVLDFAFNPGGPVDGNGLTSYELLTLVYELTKQGIVGMDFVEIYPQQDPTQLSAHFASTLLLYALAGDIVYKQSQDETAAHATAHA, encoded by the coding sequence ATGACAAATATTTATGGTAATACACCTTGTATGTTAGGTGCTGCCAATCTTTCAAAAACAAAAGATTACTCACAGGTAGATGCAATTATTTATGGTATTCCATGGGAGGGTGCTGTAACTTGGGGCGATTATACAGGGTGTGAACTAGGGCCAAAAGTGATGCGCCTATGCTCAGGACGCTATTCTGGCTATCTACCAGAACTAAATGATATAGATGTTTTTGAACATGTTCGTTTAGGAGATGTAGGGGATATTGATATAGTTCCTGCGGATGTAGATGAAACAATGAACCGTATTACAAACTTTGCTTCAGAGCTTTGGGATTCAGAGAAATTTATTATTGGTTTAGGTGGAGATCACGGTGTTACATATCCGATTGTTCGTGGACTTACTCAAAAGGGCAAAAAAGTCGGTATTGTTCATCTAGATGCACATTATGATAATCTTCCTTCACACAATGGTGATCAATTTGCTCGTTGCAGTCCATTTGCACGCTTATATGAAGAAGAAAATGTGCGTAATGAAAGCATTATTCATACAGGTATTCATGGTCCACGTAACAAGCCTGAAAGCGGAAAAAATGCTAAAAATGCTGGTGCAGTGACAATTACAGTCAATGATATTCGCGAACATCATGATATTCGTCAGCTTGCAAAAGATATTTATGCACAAGCTTCGAAAGATGTTGATGTTGTGTACTTAAGCATTTGTAGTGATGTATTAGATTTTGCTTTTAATCCAGGTGGTCCAGTGGATGGAAATGGCTTAACATCTTATGAGCTATTGACACTTGTCTATGAATTAACAAAACAAGGCATTGTTGGTATGGACTTTGTTGAAATTTATCCTCAACAAGACCCTACTCAATTATCGGCACACTTTGCTTCAACACTTTTACTCTATGCTTTAGCCGGCGATATCGTTTACAAGCAAAGCCAAGATGAAACAGCTGCACACGCCACAGCTCACGCCTAA
- a CDS encoding DUF6220 domain-containing protein, with amino-acid sequence MLKTGRWLYSMFAAIFFICILTQFFLAGMAIFGGGQFWANHKMLVHLFGLNIAVIMMIGAFMGSAKKNDYLVILGLFISIITMYASANLGFHYPYLGALHPILGILITILSIITLYRSIRLLKEA; translated from the coding sequence ATGCTAAAAACAGGGCGCTGGCTTTATAGTATGTTTGCAGCTATTTTTTTCATCTGTATACTAACACAATTTTTTCTAGCAGGTATGGCTATTTTCGGAGGAGGTCAATTCTGGGCTAATCATAAAATGCTTGTTCACTTATTTGGTCTTAATATAGCAGTAATCATGATGATTGGTGCTTTTATGGGTAGTGCTAAAAAGAATGATTATTTGGTTATTTTAGGATTATTTATTTCTATTATTACAATGTATGCAAGCGCCAATCTCGGATTTCACTATCCCTATTTAGGCGCATTGCATCCTATTTTAGGTATACTTATTACAATTTTATCTATTATAACTTTATATCGTTCAATCCGTTTATTGAAAGAGGCATAG
- a CDS encoding phosphatase PAP2 family protein — protein sequence MLFAKHSICTTLFLNSKSTKRIFYLIAASVVGLSHIWGGVHYPIDVLTAAFIGIAIACSLSSFITRSRVVLSIVNLYDHLTKRVKKAANDQTNISEREG from the coding sequence ATGCTCTTTGCTAAACACTCTATTTGTACAACACTATTCTTAAACAGTAAATCAACTAAGCGTATTTTTTATTTAATAGCAGCATCAGTTGTTGGTCTTTCACATATTTGGGGAGGTGTCCACTATCCAATCGATGTGTTAACAGCAGCTTTTATCGGTATTGCCATTGCATGTAGCTTATCTTCTTTTATTACTCGTTCAAGGGTCGTGCTAAGTATAGTCAATCTATACGATCATCTAACAAAAAGGGTTAAAAAAGCGGCTAATGACCAAACGAATATCTCGGAAAGGGAAGGCTAA
- a CDS encoding winged helix-turn-helix transcriptional regulator, producing MKEFQTEKCPDKTACPVAIPVDVIGGKWKGIILYNLIAGPKRFNELGRLMPYTTKRMLTLQLRELERDGIVNREIYRQIPPKVEYSLTAFGETLKPIIYLMRDWGDTYGNEVLMKRKASENL from the coding sequence GTGAAGGAATTTCAAACTGAAAAATGCCCTGATAAAACAGCTTGTCCCGTTGCTATTCCTGTAGATGTGATAGGTGGTAAATGGAAAGGAATCATACTATATAATTTGATTGCTGGACCTAAACGTTTTAATGAGTTAGGAAGACTGATGCCTTATACAACAAAGCGTATGTTAACACTGCAACTTCGTGAATTAGAACGTGATGGTATTGTAAATCGTGAAATATATCGGCAAATTCCGCCAAAAGTCGAATACTCTCTTACAGCCTTTGGAGAAACATTAAAACCAATTATTTACCTGATGCGTGATTGGGGAGATACATACGGAAATGAGGTTTTAATGAAACGAAAAGCCTCAGAAAATTTATAG
- a CDS encoding zinc-dependent alcohol dehydrogenase family protein — MKSQIIQSFGKPSVFQLEDISKPSLKPGHVLLEVKASSVNPIDTKVRAGVVPAVAPEFPAVLHGDVAGIVCAIGEGVTKFTIGDEVYGCAGGFKGTFGGALAEFMLADADLLAHKPKNLTMEEAAALPLVSITAWEALFNRARLTSDQNILIHGATGGVGHVAIQLAKWVGANVYTTASSKKKLEIAMDLGADVAINYREESVQDYVQKYTDGKGFDVVFDTVGGENLDRSFEAAAVHGTVAAIAARSTHDLSPVHSKGLSLHVTFMLLKILNPDMHKDYGEILQRITNVVEEGKLRPLVDSTIFTFDEVAEAHRYLESGEALGKVVLRNNWS; from the coding sequence ATGAAATCACAAATTATTCAATCTTTCGGTAAGCCATCCGTCTTTCAATTAGAGGATATTTCTAAACCTAGTCTAAAACCTGGACATGTACTTCTCGAAGTAAAGGCTTCAAGTGTAAATCCTATTGATACGAAAGTACGTGCTGGTGTTGTGCCAGCAGTCGCTCCAGAATTTCCAGCAGTTTTACATGGAGATGTCGCTGGTATTGTATGTGCAATAGGAGAAGGCGTTACTAAGTTTACCATTGGGGATGAGGTATACGGTTGTGCAGGTGGATTTAAAGGAACGTTTGGTGGGGCACTTGCAGAGTTTATGCTAGCCGACGCTGATTTACTTGCTCATAAACCGAAAAACTTGACGATGGAGGAGGCCGCTGCTTTACCATTAGTATCCATTACTGCTTGGGAAGCATTATTTAATCGCGCACGTCTTACATCTGACCAAAATATATTAATTCATGGGGCTACAGGCGGTGTGGGGCACGTAGCCATTCAATTAGCAAAATGGGTAGGAGCCAATGTTTACACAACTGCCTCTAGCAAGAAAAAATTAGAGATTGCTATGGACCTTGGTGCTGATGTAGCTATTAATTACCGAGAAGAAAGCGTCCAAGACTATGTACAAAAATATACAGATGGAAAAGGCTTTGACGTGGTATTTGATACTGTAGGTGGTGAAAACTTAGACCGCTCTTTTGAAGCAGCAGCAGTGCATGGAACAGTAGCTGCTATTGCGGCTCGTTCCACACACGACCTTTCTCCCGTTCATTCAAAAGGGCTTTCGCTTCATGTTACCTTTATGCTGTTAAAAATCTTAAATCCAGATATGCATAAGGATTACGGGGAAATTTTACAACGAATCACAAATGTAGTGGAGGAAGGAAAGCTACGCCCACTCGTAGATTCAACAATTTTTACGTTTGATGAAGTTGCAGAAGCTCATAGATACTTAGAGTCAGGTGAAGCATTAGGAAAGGTTGTTTTGAGAAATAATTGGTCATAA
- a CDS encoding VOC family protein: MEKSKLLRMDNVGIVVESLDDAISFFEEIGLKLEGRTIVEGEWAGRVTGLGSQCVEIAMMVTPDGHSRLELSRFLNPPTISDHRMAPVNALGYLRVMFAVEDIDEMVSRLTKYGAQLVGEVVQYGDSYRLCYIRGIEGLLIGLAEQLNNK; encoded by the coding sequence ATGGAAAAAAGCAAATTACTAAGAATGGACAATGTCGGTATCGTTGTAGAATCTCTTGATGACGCAATCTCTTTCTTTGAGGAGATTGGCTTGAAGCTTGAAGGGCGAACTATTGTCGAAGGTGAATGGGCTGGTCGCGTAACCGGCTTAGGTTCTCAGTGCGTAGAGATTGCTATGATGGTTACTCCAGATGGTCACAGCCGACTTGAGCTTTCACGATTTCTCAACCCACCTACTATATCAGATCACAGGATGGCTCCTGTCAACGCTCTTGGTTATCTACGCGTCATGTTCGCCGTTGAAGACATTGACGAGATGGTATCCAGACTCACTAAGTATGGTGCTCAGCTCGTTGGCGAAGTAGTTCAGTACGGGGACTCGTATCGACTCTGCTACATTCGTGGCATCGAAGGACTGCTAATCGGTTTAGCAGAACAACTCAATAACAAATAA
- a CDS encoding anti sigma factor C-terminal domain-containing protein codes for MMNKEQPDFLFDDKQTKKIMRRAKLWSTIKMTGIAIIVTPIVLVVFWYGLRYLSLNSAQKVMDDIQLFNAISAPNVQISNQLYDDDLLGGRITTTTYKVLGEQHRPYIWQPLESDYNLFGALTRNYSSDPIQFEGSESLAETSQLERFNEYTGDREMFFYHPKISYDVYQDSIGELNQLEENTLVELAISFDSAYDFDEIKSKLPSGVQADWWWVDAFTKDITAFLEKDQSTIQANSPFIYGFQSEQSKPITRRSASNEVDSFIQHIELLHKSKNFEWETNQVYQALVGKDGKLESDDIKVIGAVVSGTPEQLMLLKDQPYVKASTFGVIFDRK; via the coding sequence ATGATGAATAAGGAGCAGCCTGATTTTTTATTTGATGACAAGCAGACGAAAAAAATAATGAGAAGGGCAAAGCTTTGGTCAACGATAAAAATGACAGGTATAGCAATTATCGTTACGCCAATTGTTTTAGTAGTATTTTGGTATGGTCTTAGGTATTTATCATTAAATAGTGCTCAAAAGGTAATGGATGATATTCAATTATTTAACGCAATTAGTGCTCCAAATGTTCAAATTAGTAATCAGCTATATGATGATGATTTGCTTGGTGGGAGAATAACAACAACAACCTATAAGGTGCTTGGAGAGCAGCATCGACCATATATTTGGCAACCTCTTGAAAGTGATTACAATTTATTTGGCGCGCTTACACGAAATTATAGTTCAGACCCAATTCAATTCGAAGGCTCAGAATCATTAGCAGAAACTTCCCAATTGGAACGGTTTAATGAATATACGGGTGATCGAGAAATGTTCTTTTACCACCCTAAAATTTCATATGATGTTTATCAAGATAGTATAGGTGAGCTCAACCAATTGGAGGAAAATACTTTAGTTGAGTTAGCGATATCCTTTGATTCAGCATATGATTTTGATGAAATAAAAAGCAAGCTGCCATCAGGGGTACAGGCAGACTGGTGGTGGGTGGATGCCTTTACAAAAGATATAACGGCATTTTTGGAGAAAGATCAGAGTACAATTCAAGCTAATTCTCCATTTATTTACGGCTTTCAATCAGAGCAATCAAAGCCAATAACCCGACGCTCTGCAAGCAATGAGGTGGATAGTTTTATTCAGCATATTGAACTTCTTCATAAAAGTAAGAATTTTGAATGGGAAACGAATCAGGTTTATCAGGCTTTAGTAGGGAAGGATGGCAAATTGGAGAGCGATGATATAAAGGTTATTGGGGCTGTTGTATCTGGTACACCAGAGCAGCTCATGTTGTTAAAGGATCAGCCATATGTAAAAGCATCTACGTTTGGGGTAATATTTGATCGAAAATAG
- a CDS encoding YfiT family bacillithiol transferase, with the protein MDVKYPIGQLQVPEHVRLEDVQQWLKQIATYTERLRATVDGISDADLNKTYREGSWNVRQLVHHIADSQLNMYQRLKLALTDNNPTVPAFDEEKWAIQPDTKLPVESSIKMLEGINERIVALGNSLVEEQLSRTFTHQQAGEIKVAAKLAKLSWHEEHHLAHIKIALAK; encoded by the coding sequence ATGGATGTAAAATACCCAATTGGTCAATTGCAAGTTCCTGAACATGTTAGGCTAGAAGACGTGCAGCAATGGTTAAAGCAAATCGCGACATATACAGAGCGTTTGCGTGCAACAGTGGATGGGATAAGTGATGCGGATTTAAACAAAACGTATCGTGAGGGTAGCTGGAATGTGCGCCAGCTTGTCCACCATATTGCCGACTCACAGCTCAATATGTATCAGCGCTTAAAGCTTGCATTAACGGATAATAATCCAACTGTGCCTGCCTTTGATGAGGAAAAATGGGCGATTCAGCCAGACACAAAGCTTCCTGTAGAAAGCTCGATTAAAATGCTAGAAGGTATAAATGAGCGTATTGTTGCTTTAGGGAATAGCTTAGTAGAGGAACAATTAAGCCGCACCTTCACACATCAGCAAGCAGGTGAAATTAAGGTAGCAGCAAAACTCGCAAAGCTTTCTTGGCACGAGGAGCACCACTTAGCACATATAAAAATCGCCTTAGCAAAATAA
- a CDS encoding RNA polymerase sigma factor codes for MNKFLQQAGILLYRYLRKRGLAHEDAEDIVQDTCYKFLLHKDGIQSDKVMSWLYRVATNQFYDMKRKEQRHPTTELDEMQLTALTNIPEIQALKNERVKDIRSTLETLSILHQELLVLKYELGLSYKEISALMSKNENTLKTHVRRAKEEFTTRFQEEIDDE; via the coding sequence ATGAATAAGTTTTTACAGCAGGCAGGAATCCTGTTATATCGTTATTTAAGAAAGCGGGGATTAGCCCATGAGGATGCAGAAGATATTGTTCAGGATACATGCTATAAATTTTTGTTACATAAGGATGGCATTCAATCAGATAAGGTCATGAGCTGGCTCTATCGCGTAGCCACCAATCAATTTTATGATATGAAAAGAAAAGAGCAGCGTCATCCAACAACGGAATTGGATGAGATGCAATTGACCGCATTGACGAATATCCCTGAAATTCAAGCGCTAAAAAATGAAAGAGTAAAGGATATAAGAAGCACACTTGAAACGTTGTCTATCTTACATCAGGAATTATTAGTCCTTAAATATGAGCTAGGCTTATCGTATAAAGAAATTTCAGCCTTAATGAGTAAAAATGAAAATACATTAAAAACGCATGTTAGACGTGCTAAGGAAGAATTTACAACACGCTTTCAGGAGGAGATAGATGATGAATAA
- a CDS encoding PadR family transcriptional regulator: MNKEMLKGTIDLLILSTLALADNYGYEISKEIKDRTEGMFEIQEASLYLSLKRLEKNNCIEAYWGTQSHGGKRKYYRLTDLGSKQLEEIKRDWIKVSEMVKRFL, translated from the coding sequence GTGAATAAAGAAATGTTAAAGGGAACAATTGATTTATTGATACTTTCCACCTTAGCTCTAGCAGATAATTATGGATACGAAATTTCCAAAGAAATAAAAGACCGAACAGAGGGGATGTTTGAAATTCAAGAAGCTTCCCTCTATCTGTCATTAAAGCGGCTAGAAAAAAATAATTGTATTGAAGCATATTGGGGTACTCAAAGTCATGGAGGAAAACGAAAATATTATCGTTTAACGGACTTAGGGAGTAAACAGTTAGAAGAGATAAAACGTGATTGGATAAAGGTTTCGGAAATGGTAAAACGTTTTTTATAA
- a CDS encoding MalY/PatB family protein translates to MVLNEVISRRQTNCVKWDTLDAVYNVQSTDDMLAMWIADMDFAAPPIIQQAVAERLTHPIFGYSTVSSKTITAIQNWYQQHHHWAIPEQQMLFQPGVIPIIANVIECFTNVGDTIVVTPPVYPPFFQITKQKKRHVEFCHLQEQNGSYQLDLARLEEAFQHSKLFILCNPHNPGGIVWSRSTLEQIVKLAIQYDVVILSDEIHCDLVINPTLKHTPILTVKDAEKAMVFAAIAPTKTFNIAGIQAAMLISSTVENHCQIAEHAMSNGIHGLNVFADAVVAAVYQDGQPWLEEVLSYISENMDYAVDELSKIPGIRVTKSDATYLLWIDYRPLGIDEQQMMEKLLAAGLALDPGSKYGPQGEGFVRMNIATPRAIIEQAVQRFSYALAQI, encoded by the coding sequence TTGGTATTAAACGAAGTTATTAGTCGTCGACAAACAAATTGTGTTAAGTGGGATACTCTAGATGCAGTATACAATGTACAAAGTACGGATGATATGCTAGCCATGTGGATTGCTGATATGGATTTTGCTGCACCACCTATTATTCAACAGGCTGTAGCAGAACGTCTTACGCATCCGATTTTTGGTTATTCTACGGTGTCCTCTAAAACCATTACAGCTATTCAAAATTGGTATCAGCAGCACCATCATTGGGCAATCCCAGAACAGCAAATGCTATTTCAACCGGGTGTGATTCCAATTATTGCAAATGTTATTGAATGTTTCACAAATGTAGGGGATACGATTGTTGTGACGCCTCCTGTCTATCCGCCGTTCTTTCAAATTACAAAGCAAAAAAAGCGACATGTAGAATTTTGCCATCTGCAGGAACAAAATGGCTCCTATCAACTAGACTTAGCACGCCTTGAAGAAGCCTTCCAACATAGTAAGCTATTTATTTTATGTAATCCTCATAATCCTGGGGGGATTGTTTGGTCACGCTCAACGCTGGAACAAATTGTTAAGTTAGCTATTCAATATGATGTCGTTATTTTATCTGATGAAATTCACTGCGATTTGGTCATTAATCCAACTTTAAAGCATACCCCAATATTAACTGTTAAGGATGCTGAAAAAGCAATGGTTTTTGCTGCCATTGCACCTACAAAAACATTTAATATTGCTGGTATTCAAGCTGCCATGCTGATTTCCTCTACAGTAGAGAATCATTGCCAAATTGCTGAGCATGCAATGAGCAATGGTATCCATGGCTTAAATGTTTTTGCTGATGCTGTAGTTGCTGCTGTTTATCAAGATGGACAACCTTGGTTAGAGGAAGTTTTAAGCTATATTTCTGAAAATATGGACTATGCTGTTGATGAATTATCAAAAATTCCTGGTATTCGCGTCACTAAATCTGATGCTACTTATTTATTGTGGATTGATTATCGTCCATTAGGTATTGATGAGCAGCAAATGATGGAAAAACTTTTAGCAGCGGGACTAGCCTTAGATCCAGGCTCAAAGTATGGCCCACAAGGAGAGGGCTTTGTGCGTATGAATATTGCTACACCTCGTGCAATTATAGAACAGGCTGTACAGCGTTTCTCTTACGCCCTAGCACAAATATAG
- a CDS encoding glutaminase, whose protein sequence is MKQLHTPQLTPKWLAQAYEWETKQVEGYLPSHLPILEHLPSQYFEVSIAFSEQDIFSNRQYPQYFTIQSISKFFSLFYVLKQCGVNKVRQKVGITASSIAYNTKSATAFYVNGAILNPFINAGALTITSMIDGHSIIEKVRNIQLFIAQQFNVVTTIDENVLSYERQHSERNKEILHTLNKLDLLEDAIENTLETYLTLCSLQMSTQDLAKIGYKFQQLITHDAIARYAHRALLASGLYGESPLAVNNQQIAAKSGISGSIFSYKLSSCNQYPTFDKIGIGIYSPLLNNEGNSVKGIHFLKQLFSQI, encoded by the coding sequence ATGAAACAGCTGCACACGCCACAGCTCACGCCTAAGTGGTTAGCTCAAGCATATGAGTGGGAAACAAAGCAAGTCGAGGGTTATCTTCCTTCGCATTTACCGATATTAGAGCACTTGCCTTCTCAATATTTTGAAGTTTCTATTGCTTTTTCAGAGCAGGATATTTTCAGCAATCGACAATATCCACAATATTTTACGATTCAAAGCATTTCAAAGTTTTTCTCACTGTTTTATGTCTTAAAACAATGCGGTGTAAATAAGGTGAGGCAAAAAGTAGGGATTACAGCCTCATCTATTGCTTATAATACAAAATCTGCTACAGCATTTTATGTGAATGGTGCAATTTTAAATCCCTTTATTAATGCGGGTGCATTAACGATTACTTCTATGATTGATGGTCATTCAATAATTGAAAAAGTTCGAAATATCCAATTATTTATAGCTCAGCAATTTAATGTTGTCACAACAATTGATGAGAATGTCTTATCCTATGAGAGGCAGCATAGCGAGCGAAACAAAGAAATTTTACACACACTAAACAAACTGGATTTACTAGAAGATGCGATTGAAAATACACTAGAAACCTATCTAACCTTATGCTCATTACAAATGTCAACACAGGATTTGGCGAAAATTGGTTATAAATTTCAGCAGTTGATTACTCATGATGCTATAGCTCGATATGCACATAGAGCATTATTAGCAAGTGGTTTGTATGGTGAGTCACCCCTAGCAGTGAACAATCAACAAATCGCTGCGAAAAGTGGAATCTCTGGAAGTATATTTTCTTACAAGTTATCTTCTTGTAACCAATATCCAACTTTCGATAAGATAGGTATAGGTATTTACAGTCCATTACTAAACAATGAAGGAAATAGCGTAAAAGGTATTCACTTCCTAAAACAGCTATTTTCTCAAATCTAA
- a CDS encoding CitMHS family transporter — MLSILGFCMIATFLLLVLTKRLSVVVAFVLVAVVFALIGGFSAEMGQMMMDGIIKVTPTAVMIVFAILYFGLMIDVGLFDPLIAKILNFVKGDPLKLVLATAVMTILVGLDGDGSSTFMITISALLPIYKRLGLNRLVLACVVSLAAGIMNIIPWGGPLVRAAASLHVEIYDLFIPIIPVMIAGLLWTLFVAYILGKKERERLGFIQSESFRALAEQAATVEGSRPASKLFWFNLVLTTALMVMLVMEVLPIQILFATAFAIALLVNFPNPVEQQKMILSHANNFVLISTLVFAAGIFTGVFSGTGMMDAMASTIVLVIPEWLGAHLPLVVALTSIPLGFVFSPDAYYFGILPIISETATSFGIDPVEIGRAALLGHSTVGYPLSPLVPATFILIGLVGVGFGEHQKYLLKWALGANIVMTITAVLIGAISL; from the coding sequence ATGTTGTCTATTTTAGGTTTTTGTATGATCGCAACTTTTCTGCTGTTAGTTTTAACTAAGCGGCTTTCAGTTGTAGTAGCTTTCGTTTTGGTTGCTGTCGTTTTTGCCTTAATTGGTGGGTTTAGCGCTGAGATGGGACAAATGATGATGGATGGAATTATAAAAGTAACACCTACAGCAGTAATGATTGTTTTTGCTATTTTATATTTCGGTTTGATGATTGATGTTGGTTTATTTGACCCTCTGATTGCCAAAATACTTAATTTCGTAAAAGGCGATCCGCTAAAGCTTGTTTTAGCTACTGCGGTTATGACAATATTAGTTGGTTTGGACGGAGATGGCTCTTCAACGTTTATGATTACAATTTCAGCATTGCTTCCGATTTACAAAAGACTAGGTTTAAATCGGCTTGTATTAGCGTGTGTTGTTTCATTAGCGGCTGGAATAATGAATATCATTCCCTGGGGAGGACCTCTAGTAAGAGCGGCAGCTAGTCTTCATGTAGAAATTTACGATTTATTTATTCCGATTATCCCAGTTATGATAGCTGGTCTTCTATGGACGCTTTTTGTCGCCTATATACTGGGTAAGAAGGAACGGGAAAGATTAGGGTTTATTCAATCGGAATCTTTTAGAGCTTTAGCAGAACAAGCTGCTACAGTTGAGGGCAGTAGACCAGCTTCGAAATTATTCTGGTTTAACTTGGTTTTGACAACTGCTCTTATGGTAATGTTAGTGATGGAAGTGTTACCAATTCAAATTTTGTTTGCGACAGCATTCGCTATTGCATTGCTTGTAAACTTCCCTAATCCAGTAGAACAACAAAAAATGATTTTAAGCCATGCAAATAACTTTGTGCTGATTAGTACATTAGTTTTCGCTGCAGGCATATTTACGGGTGTATTTAGTGGAACTGGTATGATGGATGCAATGGCTTCTACAATCGTTTTGGTTATTCCCGAATGGCTTGGCGCACATTTACCTTTAGTGGTGGCGCTAACGAGTATACCTCTTGGCTTCGTCTTTTCACCTGATGCCTATTACTTCGGAATTCTTCCGATTATTAGTGAAACAGCGACTAGCTTTGGAATTGATCCCGTTGAAATAGGGCGTGCGGCTCTGTTAGGTCATTCAACAGTTGGCTATCCATTGTCGCCCTTGGTTCCTGCTACATTTATTCTTATCGGATTAGTAGGAGTAGGGTTTGGAGAGCATCAAAAATACCTTTTAAAATGGGCGCTTGGAGCAAATATAGTAATGACCATTACAGCAGTCCTAATAGGCGCAATTTCGCTTTAA
- a CDS encoding helix-turn-helix transcriptional regulator, with protein MSYSPIIQKTIEYIEMNLHEELSLESVAQFAGFSKYHFLRIFQKEVGVTASEYIRYRRIANSANMLLYSDEKIIDIAFYFRFETQESYTRSFKKYYQLPPGQYRKIMGKLTIQKEEINLKNEQLLKGWNLSGSHPFNYKMGIDRENVHKGRASGFLKAVTVQSQGEFATMMQQFKAEKYLGKRIKLSGFIKTKDVDGSCGFWMRVDDSLGDVLQFDNMSDRPIVGNNEWNHYHIVLDVPENSAVIAFGVLLSGNGQVWIDELKFEEVDKQTPTTNIDFSSDLLEEPVNLSFEE; from the coding sequence ATGAGCTATAGCCCCATCATTCAAAAAACAATCGAGTATATAGAGATGAACTTACATGAAGAGTTATCTTTAGAAAGCGTTGCTCAGTTCGCAGGATTCTCAAAATACCATTTTCTTCGTATTTTCCAAAAGGAGGTTGGCGTGACTGCATCTGAATATATTCGGTACAGAAGAATTGCCAATTCAGCTAACATGCTACTTTATTCAGATGAAAAGATCATAGATATTGCTTTCTATTTTCGCTTTGAAACACAAGAATCATATACCCGTTCGTTTAAAAAGTATTATCAATTACCACCAGGGCAATATCGTAAAATCATGGGTAAATTAACCATACAAAAGGAGGAAATCAATTTGAAAAATGAACAATTACTAAAAGGATGGAATTTAAGCGGTAGTCATCCGTTTAATTATAAGATGGGAATTGATAGAGAAAATGTTCATAAAGGAAGAGCATCTGGATTCTTAAAAGCTGTTACTGTCCAATCACAAGGTGAATTTGCAACAATGATGCAACAATTCAAAGCAGAAAAGTATCTTGGCAAAAGGATAAAACTTTCTGGTTTTATTAAAACAAAAGATGTTGATGGATCTTGTGGATTTTGGATGCGTGTAGATGATTCACTTGGGGATGTATTGCAATTTGATAATATGAGTGATCGCCCAATTGTAGGAAATAATGAGTGGAATCATTATCATATTGTTTTAGATGTGCCTGAAAACAGTGCGGTCATTGCTTTTGGTGTTTTACTATCGGGAAATGGACAAGTGTGGATTGATGAACTTAAATTTGAGGAAGTTGATAAACAAACACCAACAACTAACATTGATTTTTCTTCTGATTTGTTAGAGGAACCTGTCAATTTATCTTTTGAAGAATAG